From Penicillium psychrofluorescens genome assembly, chromosome: 6, one genomic window encodes:
- a CDS encoding uncharacterized protein (ID:PFLUO_008781-T1.cds;~source:funannotate), with protein MSIIKSLKAKLCRSRKSPSSTMATKIKIIPNPQYQKSGTKSYVHLMRKYGFNATKEGPYFMGGTMHQVGRQYTDKPIGGRAHIVPVLQKKTGEDGQIGEVAASDVQNDSMYLAQVGIGTPAQTLSLDFDTGSADLWVWSTKLPSATLSQHKNHTIFDPTKSSTFQTKEGSTWKISYGDGSSASGTVGNDNVNIGGLVVKGQAVELADTMSTQFASGTGDGLLGLAFGSINTVKPTAVQTPVENMITQSDISKSAELFTAKLGSWRDKNEPDKGASFYTFGFIDQQTIKASGEEVHYAPVDKSQGFWMFESTSATVNGKTITRAGNNAIADTGTTLALVDDSTCKAIYDAIPGAIYDSTTQGYIYPSDTTADKLPVVSFAVGGKQFAVQKEDLGFAEAKTGYVYGGIQSRGTMTFDILGDTFLKGIYAVFDVGNTQFGAVQRKELHQNLTPPPQTQ; from the exons ATGTCCATCATCAAGTCCCTGAAAGCAAAGCTGTGTCGCAGCCGTAAatctccatcatccaccatggcgaccaAGATCAAAATCATCCCGAACCCGCAGTACCAGAAGTCTGGCACGAAGTCGTACGTGCATTTGATGCGCAAGTACGGCTTCAATGCGACCAAGGAAGGGCCCTATTTCATGGGCGGCACCATGCACCAGGTCGGAAGGCAGTATACCGACAAGCCCATCGGCGGCCGCGCGCATATTGTCCCAGtgctgcagaagaagaccggtGAGGACGGCCAAATCGGGGAGGTCGCGGCGTCGGATGTCCAGAACGACTCGATGTACTTGGCCCAGGTGGGCATTGGGACGCCCGCGCAGACGCTGAGCCTGGATTTCGATACCGGATCTGCGGATCTGTGG GTCTGGTCGACTAAATTGCCATCGGCGACCTTGTCCCAGCATAAGAACCACACCATCTTCGACCCGACCAAGTCGAGCACCTTCCAAACCAAAGAGGGCTCAACCTGGAAGATCTCCTACGGCGACGGATCCTCCGCCTCAGGCACTGTTGGCAACGACAATGTCAACATCGGCGGTCTCGTAGTCAAAGGGCAGGCTGTCGAGCTCGCAGACACCATGTCCACGCAGTTTGCCAGTGGAACTGGTGACGGGCTGCTGGGACTTGCATTCGGCAGCATCAACACGGTGAAGCCTACGGCCGTACAAACACCCGTCGAGAACATGATCACGCAGTCCGACATTTCCAAGTCGGCGGAGCTATTCACCGCAAAGCTAGGTTCATGGCGCGACAAGAACGAACCGGACAAAGGTGCCTCGTTCTACACCTTCGGGTTCATCGATCAGCAGACCATCAAGGCCTCTGGTGAGGAAGTGCACTACGCACCCGTGGACAAGAGCCAGGGATTCTGGATGTTCGAGTCCacctcggcgacggtgaaTGGGAAGACAATTACTCGTGCGGGAAACAACGCTATTGCTGATACAGGCACCACGTTGGCCCTGGTTGATGACAGTACCTGCAAGGCTATCTACGATGCTATCCCAGGTGCGATCTACGATTCCACCACGCAAGGATACATCTACCCCTCCGACACGACAGCGGATAAGTTGCCCGTTGTTTCTTTTGCGGTGGGCGGTAAGCAATTTGCTGTGCAGAAGGAGGATCTAGGATTTGCCGAGGCCAAGACTGGGTATGTCTATGGTGGGATCCAGAGCCGTGGTACCATGACATTTGATATCCTTGGTGATACGTTCCTGAAGGGGATCTACGCT GTCTTCGACGTGGGTAATACTCAGTTTGGAGCTGTGCAGCGCAAGGAACTCCATCAGAACCTTACTCCGCCTCCCCAGACTCAGTGA
- a CDS encoding uncharacterized protein (ID:PFLUO_008782-T1.cds;~source:funannotate): MPLTSPVAIVCLSDTHNTQIGVPDGDILIHAGDLTQSGSFQELQNALAWLRALPHPTKIVIAGNHELLLDSAWDDSSGRAASERAQLDWGDIIYLENEEVTVSCPNGRRLRVYGSPYSTRHGNWAFQYPRDQDIWASLVPDGIDVLVTHGPPLAHLDLLKLGCPHLLQTLWRVRPKLHVFGHVHEGPGTDWMLFDGLQEAYERTVAAGGGLRELLLTAWELAKACLRPAVEAKCLLVNPSIVGGLRDHERRQPVKVFI; the protein is encoded by the coding sequence ATGCCTCTCACAAGTCCTGTTGCGATTGTCTGTCTCTCCGATACTCATAACACCCAAATCGGCGTTCCAGATGGAGATATCCTTATCCATGCTGGTGATCTCACGCAATCTGGATCTTTCCAGGAACTTCAGAACGCGCTCGCCTGGCTACGCGCCCTGCCTCATCCCACCAAAATCGTGATTGCTGGCAATCATGAGCTACTACTTGATTCAGCATGGGATGATTCGTCAGGCCGAGCAGCCTCTGAGCGAGCTCAGCTCGACTGGGGCGATATCATCTACCTAGAAAATGAAGAAGTAACAGTTTCCTGCCCCAATGGTCGTCGGCTCAGGGTCTACGGGAGTCCTTACTCCACTCGCCACGGTAACTGGGCCTTTCAATATCCCCGAGATCAAGATATCTGGGCTAGCTTAGTACCAGACGGAATTGATGTGCTCGTTACTCATGGTCCACCACTTGCTCATCTTGACCTACTCAAGTTGGGCTGTCCTCACCTACTACAGACGCTATGGAGAGTTCGACCAAAGCTGCATGTATTTGGCCATGTACATGAGGGCCCAGGAACCGACTGGATGTTGTTTGATGGACTCCAGGAGGCGTACGAGCGCActgtcgctgctggaggagggcTTAGAGAGCTTCTACTTACAGCGTGGGAATTGGCTAAGGCATGTCTCCGCCCGGCCGTGGAAGCAAAGTGTCTACTCGTCAACCCATCCATCGTTGGAGGTTTGCGGGATCATGAACGGAGGCAGCCCGTTAAAGTTTTTATTTAG
- a CDS encoding uncharacterized protein (ID:PFLUO_008783-T1.cds;~source:funannotate), which translates to MIPEKQIPTKAFVVEEPGAPFILQDVILDEVRANEVLVEMKYTGNVKDKNLREGDTVFLSFSSCHEADCPPCQEGRCGACPRMGEINFGGARGMDAAESPISFPDKQRPPIRGQFFGQSSMSKLAVVKETSVVKCPSGSASGASALTMDDVASLAPLGCGYLTGAGAVFNVLKPKTTSRFAILGMGAVGLAAMFAARVLGVKNIIAVDIVDAKLELAASLGASHTLNTKKVPDLVQGLRDMFPGGVDDILDTTGVVSLQEASVKALGHEGTLAIVGITPQDAELKINPLEFMMSCKRIVGVIEGCSNPASLIPKLVDLYQQGKFPVDKLSTVYDTDATEQALQDLHSGKTIKPILKWKDL; encoded by the exons ATGATCCCAGAGAAACAGATCCCCACCAAGGCATTTGTTGTCGAGGAGCCAGGGGCACCGTTCATTCTGCAAGATGTTATTTTGGACGAGGTCCGGGCGAATGAGGTCCTGGTGGAAATGAAGTACACCGG CAACGTGAAAGACAAAAACCTACGCGAAGGCGACACGGTCTTCCTGAGCTTCAGTTCCTGCCACGAAGCAGACTGCCCTCCCTGCCAAGAGGGCCGATGCGGAGCCTGTCCGCGAATGGGGGAGATCAACTTCGGCGGAGCGCGCGGCATGGATGCTGCGGAGTCGCCTATTTCTTTTCCGGATAAACAGCGCCCGCCCATTCGGGGACAGTTCTTTGGGCAGTCTTCCATGAGTAAATTGGCTGTTGTGAAGGAGACTTCTGTCGTCAAGTGTCCATCTGGTTCGGCATCTGGGGCATCTGCGCTCACTATGGATGATGTGGCATCCCTTGCGCCACTGGGCTGTGGGTATCTCACTGGTGCAGGCGCGGTCTTCAATGTTCTGAAACCGAAGACCACGAGCCGGTTTGCCATTCTGGGAATGGGTGCTGTGGGGTTGGCAGCTATGTTCGCCGCTCGTGTTTTGGGCGTTAAGAATATTATCGCAGTTGATATTGTCGACGCGAAGCTTGAGCTAGCCGCATCTCTGGGTGCCTCGCACACTCTAAACACAAAAAAGGTTCCAGACCTCGTTCAGGGACTTCGAGACATGTTCCCGGGTGGTGTCGATGATATCCTCGATACCACGGGCGTGGTGTCTCTGCAGGAAGCTTCGGTCAAGGCCCTGGGTCATGAAGGAACTCTGGCTATTGTTGGTATCACCCCTCAAGACGCCGAGCTCAAGATCAACCCGTTGGAATTTATGATGTCCTGTAAACGGATCGTGGGTGTCATTGAGGGGTGTTCGAACCCTGCTTCG CTCATCCCCAAACTGGTTGATCTTTATCAGCAGGGGAAGTTCCCTGTTGATAAGCTGTCTACGGTGTATGACACGGATGCAACGGAGCAAGCATTGCAGGACCTACATTCGGGCAAG ACCATCAAGCCTATACTCAAGTGGAAAGATCTATAG
- a CDS encoding uncharacterized protein (ID:PFLUO_008784-T1.cds;~source:funannotate), translating to MAWVTPRIGLRGPPLLINSLSWTPVRHASLTSAIERGIRKSQNLRGSPSRFPEPARSPPSRPRFQKPARNNFSRFDEDKFVRTGSFEGLPREHRDVRPPRPERVKRHKRKRGQDVHHPTDAVPERIKSEVKIPTSIPYTTPASEFIYGTGAVEAALRCSRRQLYKLYLYQGEDEELSPAKIKIRKLALAKDIKIKMAFAKWAQLMDQMSAGRAHNGCILEVSPLPKLPVQSLRSVSAMTDTHFRAELAPQTREEAAVNGTSDIIPILHPAPSTPEEQPRHRFPVMLLLDGVVDSGNVGAIIRSAYYLGIDGIVFAGRNSAPLSPVTIKASAGAAENMTMLYARNEVEFIQRSKANGWRFYAADAPTPGVPVTHLDRLSMDGSQDGNGHPLAGTPSVLMMGSESSGLSAHIKSHADATVTIPGARHSVYLGVESDPARIDSLNVSVAAALLMDMFLQTRLAVSGPVKKQKMW from the coding sequence ATGGCTTGGGTAACTCCAAGGATAGGCCTTCGTGGCCCTCCACTTCTCATCAACTCGCTGTCTTGGACCCCCGTTCGACATGCTTCGTTAACCTCCGCCATCGAACGCGGCATTCGCAAGTCGCAAAATCTCCGAGGCTCGCCCTCCAGATTTCCAGAGCccgccagatcaccaccgagCAGACCTCGTTTCCAAAAGCCCGCCAGGAACAACTTTTCCAGGTTTGACGAAGACAAATTCGTTAGGACGGGCAGCTTTGAAGGCCTGCCTCGCGAGCACCGAGATGTCCGGCCACCCAGACCAGAGCGCGTCAAGCGGCacaaaaggaaaagaggacAGGATGTTCATCACCCCACAGACGCCGTTCCCGAGCGCATCAAGTCCGAAGTGAAGATCCCAACTTCGATACCCTACACCACGCCGGCATCGGAGTTCATCTACGGTACGGGCGCGGTCGAGGCGGCACTGCGTTGCAGCCGGCGCCAGCTCTACAAGCTATATCTCTACCAGGGGGAAGACGAGGAACTCAGTCCAGCGAAAATCAAAATTCGAAAGCTGGCTCTGGCCAAGGATATCAAGATTAAGATGGCCTTTGCGAAATGGGCGCAGCTTATGGACCAGATGAGTGCTGGCCGTGCGCATAACGGCTGCATACTAGAAGTCTCTCCTCTGCCTAAGCTTCCTGTGCAGTCCCTGCGATCTGTTTCTGCCATGACCGACACTCATTTCCGTGCAGAGCTGGCACCGCAGACCAGGGAAGAAGCGGCGGTAAATGGCACGAGCGATATCATTCCCATCCTTCACCCGGCTCCCTCTACGCCTGAGGAGCAGCCACGACATCGATTCCCAGTGATGTTGCTTCTCGACGGAGTCGTGGACTCTGGTAACGTGGGTGCTATCATTCGGTCTGCGTATTATTTGGGCATCGACGGAATTGTCTTTGCTGGTCGCAACTCGGCTCCTCTATCGCCTGTGACGATCAAGGCTTCTGCCGGCGCGGCTGAGAATATGACTATGCTCTACGCACGAAACGAGGTTGAATTCATCCAACGGTCCAAAGCAAATGGGTGGCGATTCTATGCGGCCGACGCACCGACCCCAGGCGTTCCCGTAACGCACCTGGACCGCCTCTCTATGGACGGGAGTCAGGACGGCAATGGGCATCCGTTGGCAGGAACGCCTAGCGTGCTTATGATGGGGAGTGAGTCTTCCGGCTTGAGCGCTCACATCAAGTCGCATGCTGATGCGACGGTCACTATCCCTGGTGCCCGGCACAGTGTCTACCTGGGCGTCGAGTCCGATCCGGCCCGTATCGACAGCCTTAATGTGAGCGTGGCTGCCGCATTGCTTATGGATATGTTCTTGCAAACTCGACTTGCAGTGTCTGGGCCAGTGAAGAAGCAAAAGATGTGGTAA
- a CDS encoding uncharacterized protein (ID:PFLUO_008785-T1.cds;~source:funannotate), producing MDNGLQSLGEFKEDSESNDESYSSDDEIQVTGTRRFSRYPFLSTDGAASENGFEIQSSRSSSTRGLLRRATTDRYTQFFDHKDLEDSESDDVTLAYGPRRLRRERSNPTRTSSRQKKSLRKNLREQLEDDLFDYEPVAKTQRQQKFAGAREFFYQRPPGDEFREWHCLYCSVCKSYDDHPEKGPLVFCQGCTSSYHQSCLGLRSARKHLVTKLQDGFILQCHRCLGVDNERHDVCPHLGYCAGCKQEGPMSTPLRERLTSHEEQQLRIDNGGIDPVTPVDMSMVNSKNMDNILFRCVDCHRGFHLRHLLGEGESVTKRDNIEALFAQFSLLWQCNDCSDAPGDVETIIAWRPANPEASNALTSRLVELVPEIDKDYLVKWKNMSYFRATWVRGDWLWGATLYSMRQKFFNKAPKPISNTEEAIPEEFLRVDILFDVVYSEAATMPDDKTDPEMVERAYVKYKGLTYEDSVWESPPLPVDAQWEDFKLAFNEWACQDTIRPPPEMEDSLSQLRTQDFETSLVLDSQPKLMTGIGDLMGYQLDGVNWLYYKFLQQKNCILADDMGLGKTIQAIGLFATLIEHSCWPFLVVAPNSTCQNWRREIKAWAPKIRVVTYYGSSFARQMAWDYEMFPDGKDLRCHVVIVSYESIIHDWAKIGKIKWAGLVVDEGQRLKNDKSLIYKRLHHMHPKLGFRVLLTGTPLQNNIRELFNLVQFLDASRDAGQLEQQYGDLTSDNIRTLHDMIRPFFLRRTKAEVLPFLPPMVQIIVPVSMPTVQKKLYKSILSKSPELIKAICQKSKLKKSERQNLNNILMQLRKCLCHPFVYSRDIEERTLHHDPVVSHQYLVEASGKLQLLRLMLPKLRERGHRVLIFSQFLENLDFVEDFLDGLGNEYRYRRLDGSLSSLQKQAQIDDFNASDSSYFAFLLSTRSGGVGINLASADTVIIMDPDFNPKQDMQALSRAHRIGQKNTVLVFHLVTRDTVEERIMQKGKKKLALDHVLIERIEDEDEGNLESILRHGAEALFNDVSADITYTADSIDRLLDRSQAEQAEKIAQDTTTTDESQFNFARVWQNDRRTLEDITELEDTSVDTSLWDQIIQERELAAAKEAQEKAEGLGRGKRKRTAVNYRTRDEPTELQPVKQQKTGDAGQEFDPEEDEAGGTESSEIEAVPEIIDLTESDPPPLQVKRKAVTFRLSGRFITRVSLC from the coding sequence ATGGACAACGGACTGCAGTCGCTGGGCGAGTTCAAGGAAGACTCAGAGTCCAATGACGAATCATACTCGAGCGATGATGAAATTCAAGTCACTGGAACACGTCGTTTCTCGCGATATCCGTTTCTATCTACCGACGGTGCAGCATCTGAGAATGGATTTGAGATTCAATCGTCGAGATCTTCCAGCACTCGGGGTCTACTACGCCGCGCAACTACAGACCGATACACTCAGTTCTTTGACCATAAGGATCTTGAAGATTCAGAAAGCGATGATGTTACACTCGCGTATGGCCCACGCCGGttgaggagagagaggtcAAACCCCACCCGTACGTCAAGTCGACAAAAGAAATCACTGCGAAAAAACCTACGGGAGCAATTGGAGGATGACCTTTTCGACTATGAGCCCGTGGCCAAGACACAGCGACAGCAGAAATTTGCCGGAGCGAGGGAATTCTTCTACCAGCGCCCACCTGGTGACGAGTTCAGAGAGTGGCACTGCCTGTATTGCTCCGTCTGCAAGAGCTACGATGATCATCCCGAGAAGGGGCCTTTGGTATTCTGCCAGGGGTGCACATCTTCATACCATCAATCTTGCCTAGGCTTGCGAAGCGCTCGAAAGCATCTAGTCACGAAACTCCAGGATGGTTTCATTCTCCAGTGCCATCGCTGCTTGGGAGTTGACAACGAACGCCATGATGTATGCCCTCATTTGGGCTACTGTGCAGGATGCAAACAAGAAGGCCCGATGTCAACACCTCTGCGAGAGCGTCTTACGTCCCATGAAGAACAGCAGCTGCGAATTGACAATGGAGGCATAGATCCAGTCACTCCAGTGGACATGTCTATGGTCAACAGCAAAAACATGGACAACATCCTTTTCCGTTGTGTCGATTGTCATCGAGGTTTTCATCTACGTCATTTGCTGGGTGAAGGAGAATCTGTGACCAAACGGGATAATATCGAGGCATTGTTCGCTCAGTTTAGCCTGCTCTGGCAGTGCAATGATTGCTCTGATGCCCCTGGAGATGTTGAAACGATCATCGCTTGGCGACCAGCCAACCCCGAAGCCAGCAATGCCCTGACTAGCCGTCTGGTTGAACTTGTGCCAGAGATCGACAAAGACTATCTGGTCAAATGGAAAAATATGTCCTACTTCCGTGCTACTTGGGTCCGTGGTGACTGGCTCTGGGGTGCCACCCTATACAGCATGCGTCAAAAGTTCTTCAACAAGGCTCCTAAGCCTATTTCAAATACTGAAGAAGCTATTCCCGAGGAATTTCTTCGAGTGGACATTCTATTCGACGTTGTCTATTCAGAGGCTGCGACTATGCCAGACGACAAAACAGATCCTGAGATGGTCGAACGCGCCTATGTCAAGTACAAGGGCTTGACGTATGAAGACTCGGTGTGGGAATCGCCCCCTCTCCCCGTCGATGCTCAATGGGAAGATTTCAAACTGGCTTTCAATGAGTGGGCGTGTCAGGATACCATTCGCCCTCCGCCTGAGATGGAGGACAGTCTCTCGCAGCTTCGAACACAGGATTTTGAAACAAGCCTTGTATTGGACTCACAACCAAAGCTGATGACGGGGATTGGCGATCTCATGGGATATCAGCTGGATGGCGTCAATTGGCTCTATTACAAGTTTCTGCAGCAAAAGAATTGCATTCTTGCTGACGACATGGGCCTTGGAAAAACCATCCAAGCCATTGGCCTATTTGCAACTCTGATAGAGCACAGCTGCTGGCCGTTCTTAGTCGTCGCTCCTAACTCAACTTGTCAGAATTGGCGTCGCGAGATCAAGGCGTGGGCGCCTAAGATTCGGGTAGTCACTTATTATGGTTCTTCGTTTGCTCGTCAGATGGCCTGGGACTACGAGATGTTCCCTGACGGCAAAGACCTCCGATGCCACGTGGTGATCGTCTCTTACGAGAGCATCATCCACGACTGGGCTAAGATTGGCAAGATCAAATGGGCAGGCTTGGTGGTTGATGAGGGACAACGCCTCAAAAACGACAAGTCTCTAATCTACAAGCGTCTTCACCACATGCACCCGAAGCTCGGTTTCCGAGTCCTGCTTACAGGCACACCTCTTCAGAACAATATTCGGGAACTGTTCAACTTGGTTCAATTTCTTGACGCAAGCAGAGATGCGGGGCAATTAGAACAACAGTATGGAGACCTTACTTCGGACAATATCCGGACTCTACACGATATGATCCGGCCTTTTTTCTTACGCCGCACCAAGGCCGAAGTTCTACCTTTCTTGCCGCCGATGGTACAGATAATCGTTCCCGTCTCTATGCCTACTGTGCAAAAGAAGCTCTACAAGTCGATCCTCAGCAAAAGCCCAGAGCTAATCAAGGCAATCTGCCAGAAAAGCAAACTGAAGAAATCCGAGCGGCAGAACTTGAACAATATCTTGATGCAGCTCCGAAAATGTCTCTGTCACCCCTTCGTTTACAGCCGTGATATCGAAGAACGGACGCTTCACCATGATCCGGTTGTTTCACACCAGTACTTGGTAGAGGCTTCGGGAAAGCTTCAGTTACTTCGCCTAATGCTGCCGAAATTGCGCGAACGTGGACACCGAGTCTTGATCTTTAGCCAGTTTCTAGAGAATCTGGACTTCGTTGAGGACttcctcgatggccttggaaaCGAATACAGATACCGTCGTCTAGATGGTAGTTTGTCGTCGTTACAGAAGCAGGCACAGATCGACGACTTTAATGCTTCCGACTCTTCTTATTTCGCGTTCCTATTATCTACCCGCTCCGGCGGCGTTGGCATCAACCTTGCAAGTGCTGAtaccgtcatcatcatggacccAGACTTCAACCCGAAGCAGGATATGCAGGCACTTTCGCGTGCGCATCGAATTGGTCAGAAAAACACAGTTCTTGTATTCCACCTGGTCACCCGAGATACCGTGGAAGAACGGATTATGCAAAAGGGCAAGAAAAAGTTGGCATTGGACCACGTGCTGATCGAACGCAtagaggatgaagacgaggggAATCTGGAATCTATCCTTCGCCATGGTGCTGAAGCGCTGTTCAACGACGTTTCTGCAGAtatcacatacaccgccgACTCAATTGACAGACTCTTGGATCGAAGCCAAGCGGAGCAGGCAGAGAAAATTGCACAGGACACGACCACTACCGACGAGTCTCAATTCAACTTTGCGCGCGTGTGGCAGAATGACCGTCGAACTCTTGAGGACATAACAGAACTGGAAGATACTTCTGTGGATACAAGCCTTTGGGATCAGATCATCCAAGAACGTGAGCTCGCAGCGGCAAAAGAGGCTCAGGAAAAAGCAGAGGGTCTTGGTCGTGGCAAGCGCAAGCGAACAGCAGTCAACTACCGTACCAGAGACGAGCCAACTGAACTCCAGCCCGTGAAACAGCAGAAAACGGGCGACGCTGGTCAGGAGTTCGACCCagaggaggatgaggctgGCGGAACAGAGTCGAGTGAAATCGAGGCAGTGCCTGAGATCATCGATTTAACGGAGAGTGACCCGCCTCCACTTCAAGTCAAACGTAAGGCCGTCACCTTCCGCCTCTCTGGCCGTTTCATTACCCGGGTCTCTCTTTGCTAA